One genomic region from Leptospira tipperaryensis encodes:
- the rpiB gene encoding ribose 5-phosphate isomerase B — MKKIGIASDHGGFELKEFLRTALAGELEIVDYGTKDETSVDYPIVIADACKKVLSKEVEGLIALCGTGIGASIAANRLSGIRAALCHDQLTAELSKRHNNANVLVLGGRILGKELALNIVRTWIATPFEGGRHERRVNQLETLNS; from the coding sequence ATGAAAAAAATCGGAATCGCCTCGGATCACGGAGGCTTTGAACTAAAGGAATTTCTCCGCACAGCGCTTGCTGGAGAATTGGAAATCGTAGACTATGGAACCAAAGACGAAACCTCCGTCGACTATCCGATCGTCATAGCAGACGCTTGTAAAAAAGTTCTTTCCAAAGAAGTGGAAGGTTTGATCGCCCTTTGTGGAACCGGAATCGGCGCGTCCATAGCAGCCAATCGCCTGAGCGGGATCAGAGCCGCGCTCTGTCACGATCAATTAACCGCGGAATTATCCAAACGCCATAACAACGCAAACGTTCTTGTTTTGGGCGGAAGAATTCTCGGAAAAGAATTGGCTCTCAATATCGTTCGTACTTGGATCGCAACTCCTTTCGAAGGCGGACGCCACGAAAGAAGAGTCAATCAACTCGAAACCTTAAACTCTTAA
- a CDS encoding response regulator transcription factor — MNSNPLQLFIVEDNEKLRKALVAGLKETGKFKIVHEGASGEEAIDVSLKKEFDVILIDVRLAGTLNGIETVVALRKEFPRKPVVIYSIQDSDEYFRTFRKSGILSHYAYVRKSNYLLPQMIVPLIQLAYEGKSFIDPEIESRIVEVKDQDDNSPMAILEPNEKIVAKMLAAGQSNEQIATRLGFKDKRTISRINGQIYAAWDLNESSSDEKVARIRAALIVRENRFLQWEEDGSAYYKNGSGEWIRWETNIES, encoded by the coding sequence ATGAACTCAAATCCGCTCCAACTATTTATTGTCGAAGATAACGAGAAGTTAAGAAAAGCCCTCGTCGCCGGTCTAAAAGAAACCGGCAAATTCAAAATCGTTCACGAAGGAGCGAGTGGAGAAGAAGCGATCGACGTTTCTTTAAAGAAAGAATTCGACGTGATTCTGATCGACGTTCGTTTAGCCGGAACGTTAAACGGCATTGAAACCGTAGTTGCGCTTAGAAAAGAATTTCCAAGAAAACCCGTCGTAATCTATTCCATTCAAGACAGCGACGAATACTTTCGAACCTTTCGAAAATCCGGGATTCTGAGTCATTACGCCTACGTCCGTAAATCGAATTATCTTTTGCCGCAGATGATCGTTCCCTTGATCCAACTTGCATACGAAGGAAAAAGTTTTATCGATCCCGAAATCGAATCACGAATCGTAGAAGTCAAGGATCAAGATGATAATTCTCCAATGGCGATCTTAGAACCCAACGAAAAGATCGTAGCGAAAATGTTAGCCGCGGGGCAAAGCAACGAACAGATCGCGACACGTCTCGGCTTTAAGGATAAACGGACAATCAGCAGAATCAACGGACAAATCTATGCCGCATGGGATCTAAACGAATCGAGCTCCGATGAAAAGGTCGCAAGAATCAGGGCCGCATTGATCGTAAGAGAAAATCGTTTTCTTCAATGGGAAGAGGACGGTAGCGCGTATTACAAAAATGGGTCCGGAGAATGGATCCGATGGGAAACAAACATTGAATCTTGA
- a CDS encoding sugar transferase: MKRIIEVTLSSFALALFSPVFIAVSLLVLILDGQPIFFLQERVGLYRKPFRILKFRTMKSDEITNLGFWLRITGIDELPQIWNIFKGDMGIVGPRPLTQFDIDRLGWNRKFYDIRWTILPGITGLSQLYAGMGSRVSFCFDCSYQKSRSIALDLRIILLTFVINVFGKKRIREKLKSSLKNRKQSVRWKHWREHFRKNENRPLPKIDSQVLKLNPNEMSSIAYSLAIFQLGEAGEGRIAKQIDKTILFGIDDFYREALKLFVKEEGRHARILGECVRALKGELIESNWTERLFYFGRRLLGVRLKLMVLLAAEVIGICFYKRLADKIPNGFVKSALLEVVKDEGKHLKFHSDFFRIRVRNFFTKIIFRTLWRLISFAACITVILDHRKTFKVLGISNWATFQKFQEIAKSTENFIIEGLDWKLNGNRLPILTRIEF; the protein is encoded by the coding sequence ATGAAAAGAATCATTGAAGTCACACTATCCTCCTTTGCTCTTGCGTTATTCTCTCCGGTTTTTATCGCAGTGAGTTTGTTAGTTCTTATCCTCGACGGCCAGCCGATTTTTTTTCTCCAAGAGAGAGTCGGCTTATACAGAAAGCCGTTTCGAATTCTCAAATTCAGAACGATGAAAAGCGACGAAATTACAAATCTCGGATTTTGGTTAAGAATTACCGGCATAGACGAATTACCGCAGATCTGGAATATTTTCAAAGGTGACATGGGCATTGTAGGTCCTAGACCGCTCACACAATTTGATATCGATCGATTGGGTTGGAATCGAAAATTCTACGATATTCGTTGGACCATACTTCCGGGAATTACCGGCTTATCGCAGTTATACGCGGGAATGGGTTCTCGGGTTTCCTTTTGTTTTGATTGCTCTTATCAAAAAAGCAGAAGTATCGCTTTGGATCTTAGGATTATTCTCTTAACATTTGTGATAAACGTATTCGGAAAAAAGAGAATTAGAGAGAAATTAAAATCTTCTCTTAAAAATAGAAAACAATCAGTTCGTTGGAAACATTGGAGAGAACATTTTAGGAAAAATGAAAATCGTCCTCTTCCAAAAATCGATTCTCAAGTTTTAAAATTAAATCCGAATGAAATGAGTTCGATCGCCTATTCTCTCGCTATCTTTCAATTGGGTGAAGCGGGTGAAGGCAGGATCGCAAAACAAATCGATAAGACTATCCTTTTCGGTATTGATGATTTTTACAGAGAGGCCTTAAAACTCTTTGTAAAGGAAGAAGGAAGACACGCGAGAATTTTAGGAGAATGTGTTCGAGCGCTCAAAGGAGAACTGATCGAATCCAACTGGACGGAAAGATTGTTTTATTTTGGAAGAAGACTTCTCGGAGTTCGATTAAAGTTGATGGTCTTACTCGCGGCTGAAGTAATCGGAATCTGTTTTTACAAAAGGCTCGCGGATAAAATTCCGAACGGCTTTGTTAAGTCGGCTTTATTGGAAGTTGTTAAAGACGAAGGAAAACATCTGAAATTTCACAGCGATTTTTTTAGAATCCGAGTTCGAAACTTTTTTACAAAAATTATTTTTAGAACCCTCTGGAGATTGATTTCGTTTGCAGCTTGTATTACGGTAATCTTAGATCACAGAAAAACATTCAAAGTATTAGGAATTTCTAATTGGGCTACTTTTCAGAAATTTCAAGAAATCGCAAAGTCTACCGAAAATTTTATTATAGAAGGACTGGATTGGAAGCTAAACGGAAATCGTTTGCCTATTCTTACTCGAATAGAATTTTGA
- a CDS encoding metalloenzyme encodes MIFYMFIDGIGFGPNDPESNPFARYAKSFFLPLADKPIPEESSEILKKTVFLKTDASLGIKGLPQSATGQTSLWTGINACKVLQRHLSGFPTFTLKKIISKYSMIRVLDEHGFKVDLLNCYSPAFAEHIKKNPRHVSASTLIQMASDRPLKSMEDLRKGKGLYMDITHEYLREFSQGLLEESDDLLRVRDPYETGKSIIQNCKNDDYTLCIYEFFLTDKVGHKMNWEAAEKYIGELESFLKGVTEALDPENDQLIITSDHGNLENLTVDVHTVNQVPTVLYGKYTQILKEKIKAIVDIPHAIYEILGIKIELKDEEFIKTEAS; translated from the coding sequence ATGATCTTTTATATGTTCATTGACGGGATCGGCTTTGGGCCCAATGATCCGGAAAGCAACCCCTTTGCTCGGTACGCAAAATCCTTCTTTTTACCTCTAGCAGACAAACCGATTCCGGAAGAATCTTCCGAGATTCTTAAAAAGACCGTATTTCTCAAAACGGACGCTTCTTTAGGAATCAAAGGTCTTCCTCAGAGCGCCACCGGCCAGACTTCACTCTGGACCGGAATCAATGCCTGTAAGGTGCTCCAGAGACATTTGAGCGGATTTCCGACATTTACTCTAAAGAAGATTATCAGTAAATATTCCATGATCCGGGTCTTGGATGAGCACGGTTTCAAAGTCGATCTTCTAAACTGCTACTCTCCCGCATTTGCAGAACATATCAAAAAAAATCCCCGTCACGTCTCCGCTTCGACTCTCATTCAAATGGCGAGCGACCGTCCTCTCAAATCGATGGAAGATCTGAGAAAAGGCAAAGGCCTTTATATGGACATAACTCACGAATATTTAAGAGAATTCTCGCAAGGGCTTTTGGAAGAATCGGACGACCTCCTTCGTGTTCGCGATCCTTATGAAACCGGAAAGTCGATCATTCAAAATTGTAAGAACGACGATTATACTCTTTGTATCTATGAATTTTTTCTGACCGATAAGGTCGGACATAAGATGAACTGGGAAGCCGCGGAAAAATATATCGGAGAATTGGAATCTTTTTTAAAAGGTGTGACGGAAGCTTTGGATCCGGAAAACGATCAATTGATCATAACTTCCGATCACGGGAATTTGGAAAATCTTACCGTGGACGTCCATACCGTAAATCAGGTGCCGACCGTTCTTTACGGAAAATATACGCAGATCTTAAAGGAAAAAATCAAAGCGATCGTAGATATCCCGCACGCGATCTATGAAATCCTCGGAATTAAAATAGAACTCAAAGACGAAGAATTTATTAAGACGGAAGCTTCTTAG
- a CDS encoding CopG family transcriptional regulator, with amino-acid sequence MARVDKRFQLLMTEEELELLKNEADKRSLSAGEMLRLSLRNEVYRSDSYERLEALNILASMKEE; translated from the coding sequence ATGGCGAGAGTAGACAAACGATTTCAGCTACTCATGACGGAAGAAGAACTCGAACTCTTAAAAAATGAAGCCGACAAAAGAAGTCTTTCCGCAGGAGAGATGCTCCGACTTTCCTTGAGAAACGAAGTCTATCGCTCCGATTCCTACGAACGTCTGGAAGCTCTCAACATTCTCGCGAGTATGAAAGAAGAATGA
- a CDS encoding glucanase, translating to MGWITNSKVSLVALSAFLFFSLSFFPIFPETKILSLNDLQRNGLELSGKNGEQKTLKLQTRDRSFGSDLYLSFDSGEPANLKDISGNYKVLSSSFLPDSENVLHAKRSARFSGKRTGIRIAHSNTGVLTSKDLTEEFYIAFSILPGTVEKDATLISKLYETSGNTFGWDLKIADDKLKAGFYSFFETEEKRFLSLQLVSNTTLKKNQWNRILLYFNPSEREIVLYLNGKESARGSIPANKNLIRMGFYPEDTTSFRIASSYYGWMENFAVFRGKPNPNAEDVPFPGQDFDPDTHTTQSKFGTAISPVYKSKYSSAFLEEIELKADIPKSSAMELYFRVSPTVFHPTSEGPAWIAVDLRKLESFKLDSLDPNVYRISLKNSIKKFLGISENKEDLLPFRYYQWRIKFKSDPSGNQTPELKNLTLTYRETNPPVRPLGLKVSDNSIDDSGPSVCLTWKSNPERDVINGGGYFIHYGIHPDRMVGIIRGTYPLTNEAPNKKTRPKHPASDYLDPITGLPDGKNASNIQEYYNKLNTCVDNRIISLNAEILLEKNQLFLKKGTTYYFRISAFNKAYHFQTGKDQVSPLSDPVEVYFLSE from the coding sequence ATGGGATGGATTACAAATTCTAAAGTATCGTTAGTCGCCCTTTCGGCTTTTCTCTTTTTCTCTCTTTCCTTTTTTCCTATTTTTCCGGAAACCAAGATTCTATCTCTAAACGATCTTCAGAGAAACGGTTTGGAACTTTCGGGGAAGAATGGGGAACAAAAAACTCTTAAACTTCAAACCCGCGACCGAAGTTTCGGATCCGATCTCTATCTCAGTTTTGATTCCGGAGAACCGGCCAACCTAAAAGATATATCAGGAAATTATAAAGTTCTTTCTTCTTCTTTTCTTCCGGATTCCGAAAACGTACTTCATGCAAAAAGAAGCGCTCGATTTTCCGGAAAAAGAACCGGAATCAGAATCGCACATTCCAACACGGGTGTTCTCACTTCCAAAGATCTCACGGAAGAATTTTATATCGCATTCAGCATTCTTCCCGGAACCGTTGAAAAAGACGCGACCCTCATTTCAAAACTTTATGAAACTTCCGGAAACACTTTCGGATGGGATCTCAAGATTGCGGACGATAAACTCAAAGCCGGATTTTATTCCTTCTTTGAAACCGAAGAAAAAAGATTTCTTTCTCTTCAACTTGTTTCAAATACAACTCTCAAAAAGAATCAGTGGAATCGAATTCTTCTCTATTTCAATCCTTCGGAAAGAGAAATCGTTTTATATCTGAATGGAAAGGAATCCGCGAGAGGTTCGATTCCCGCTAATAAAAATTTAATAAGAATGGGATTTTATCCCGAAGATACGACTTCATTTCGAATCGCGAGTTCTTATTACGGATGGATGGAAAACTTCGCCGTCTTTCGAGGTAAACCGAATCCGAACGCCGAAGACGTTCCTTTTCCCGGACAAGACTTTGATCCGGACACGCATACGACCCAATCCAAATTTGGAACCGCAATTTCTCCTGTTTACAAAAGTAAATACTCCAGCGCCTTCTTGGAAGAAATCGAACTGAAAGCTGATATTCCAAAGTCTTCTGCGATGGAACTTTATTTCCGAGTATCACCCACGGTCTTTCATCCGACCTCGGAAGGACCGGCCTGGATCGCAGTGGACTTAAGAAAATTAGAATCTTTTAAACTAGATTCTTTAGATCCGAACGTTTATAGAATTTCACTCAAAAATTCCATTAAAAAGTTTTTAGGAATTTCGGAAAACAAAGAAGACCTTCTTCCGTTTCGATACTATCAATGGAGAATCAAGTTCAAGTCCGATCCGAGCGGAAATCAAACTCCGGAATTAAAAAATCTAACCCTCACTTATAGAGAAACAAATCCTCCGGTTCGTCCACTGGGTCTAAAGGTTTCTGACAATTCAATCGACGATTCCGGGCCGAGCGTTTGTTTGACCTGGAAGTCCAATCCGGAACGAGACGTGATCAACGGAGGCGGATATTTTATTCACTACGGAATTCATCCGGATCGAATGGTGGGAATCATTCGAGGAACTTATCCTTTGACAAACGAAGCTCCAAACAAAAAGACAAGACCCAAACATCCGGCTTCGGATTATTTAGATCCGATTACCGGTTTGCCGGACGGTAAGAACGCAAGCAATATTCAAGAATATTATAATAAGCTCAATACCTGCGTGGACAATCGGATTATATCCTTAAACGCGGAAATCCTTCTGGAAAAGAATCAGCTTTTTTTAAAAAAAGGGACTACCTATTACTTTAGAATCAGCGCCTTTAATAAGGCGTATCATTTCCAAACAGGAAAGGATCAAGTATCACCTCTAAGCGATCCCGTTGAAGTTTATTTCCTGAGCGAGTAA
- a CDS encoding class I SAM-dependent methyltransferase, whose protein sequence is MSDLDYYENPEYQNFLISSKRRELTPPEVVFKHFNFKDVSHLVDFGMGLGFFTLELKKQLPKEAWIWGGECQQELIDEILHWKNRDEISNFTPFFIEKSDHPLLPEWVPTPDAVFASLVLSTFPDPGLAMDGLIRSMRKGGKLVVLDWVKNEFTIGPKINDKISLDKMKFLAEMYHLDIIKNVRISEHVYGLEVVAGKDFEYGFYDLKEEEDTTDEFIRS, encoded by the coding sequence ATGAGCGACCTGGATTATTATGAAAACCCCGAATATCAGAATTTTCTGATTTCCAGTAAACGGCGTGAACTCACTCCTCCGGAAGTGGTGTTCAAACATTTTAACTTTAAGGATGTCAGTCACCTTGTCGATTTCGGGATGGGTCTTGGCTTCTTTACTTTAGAATTAAAGAAACAACTTCCGAAAGAAGCTTGGATTTGGGGTGGAGAATGTCAGCAAGAGTTGATCGATGAAATTCTTCATTGGAAAAATCGAGACGAGATCTCGAACTTTACGCCCTTCTTTATCGAAAAATCAGATCACCCCCTTTTGCCGGAATGGGTGCCAACACCCGACGCGGTCTTTGCCTCCTTAGTATTATCCACTTTTCCAGATCCTGGTCTTGCAATGGACGGCCTCATTCGTTCTATGAGAAAAGGCGGAAAACTCGTCGTCTTAGATTGGGTCAAAAATGAATTCACGATCGGACCAAAAATCAATGATAAGATTTCTTTGGACAAAATGAAATTTCTCGCCGAGATGTATCATCTTGATATTATTAAGAATGTAAGAATTTCCGAACACGTCTACGGTTTGGAAGTGGTCGCGGGAAAAGATTTTGAATACGGTTTTTACGATCTCAAGGAAGAAGAAGACACAACTGACGAGTTTATTCGGTCTTAG
- a CDS encoding tetratricopeptide repeat protein, protein MNRSIILITGFLFICAGLLTGVYQTTIQDEDSKRKGVLERIKEGEEYLKQSNAKSAEKAVDIFSELSAREIPDEHSFRVKYDMGRALERNQDSLLALGIYRELNQKEGLSRDERSKVAYSMGNLLLQLNRDEEGKGHLEEVLRISAEAKLRSSALSAIADYYMKKGNYDLSRKNYVLALQEDPENVKARVRWGKSLRRMGKDWSAYDVYDDYAQAGFYFDPEKEKVSSEFRSGILEKARQLYVRKQYYGAIETFKKALEMGISPKAEEHALFYMAESYEAIGKSDSALQYLNRVLGNQDGSLDQTALFRKGTVYFKNGKYEKAAALFQEATDKYPDSPVGRKASAWKKESLDQVEDNLHYKESDKAKSKEDLETERFD, encoded by the coding sequence ATGAATCGTTCTATTATACTCATTACGGGATTTTTATTTATATGCGCTGGGCTTTTGACCGGGGTTTATCAAACCACGATTCAAGACGAGGATTCTAAACGAAAAGGCGTTTTGGAAAGAATCAAAGAAGGCGAAGAATACTTAAAACAATCCAATGCAAAGTCCGCGGAAAAAGCCGTGGATATTTTCTCCGAACTTTCCGCTCGCGAAATTCCGGATGAACATTCCTTTCGTGTAAAATACGATATGGGAAGAGCCTTGGAAAGAAACCAAGATAGTCTTCTTGCACTCGGAATTTATAGAGAACTGAATCAGAAAGAAGGTTTATCCAGGGACGAAAGATCCAAGGTCGCCTACTCGATGGGAAATCTGCTTCTTCAGCTCAATCGGGACGAGGAAGGAAAAGGACATCTCGAAGAAGTCCTTCGTATTTCCGCTGAAGCAAAACTTCGTTCTAGTGCGTTATCTGCCATCGCAGATTATTATATGAAGAAAGGGAACTATGATCTTTCCCGCAAAAACTACGTACTCGCATTACAGGAAGATCCGGAAAACGTAAAGGCACGGGTTCGCTGGGGAAAATCCTTACGGAGAATGGGAAAAGATTGGTCCGCCTACGACGTCTATGACGATTACGCACAAGCCGGATTCTACTTTGATCCTGAAAAAGAAAAAGTGAGTTCCGAATTCAGAAGCGGAATTTTGGAAAAGGCGAGACAACTCTATGTTCGCAAACAGTATTACGGCGCGATCGAGACGTTTAAAAAAGCTTTAGAAATGGGAATCAGTCCAAAAGCCGAAGAACACGCGTTATTCTACATGGCTGAAAGTTACGAAGCCATCGGCAAATCGGATTCCGCACTTCAATATTTGAATCGTGTTCTTGGAAACCAAGACGGTTCTTTGGATCAAACAGCGCTCTTTCGAAAAGGCACCGTTTATTTTAAGAATGGAAAGTATGAAAAGGCTGCCGCGTTATTCCAAGAAGCAACCGATAAATATCCGGATTCTCCAGTGGGAAGAAAAGCAAGCGCTTGGAAAAAAGAATCCTTAGATCAAGTGGAAGATAATCTTCATTATAAAGAATCGGACAAAGCGAAGAGTAAGGAAGATCTCGAAACTGAGAGATTCGACTAA
- a CDS encoding prohibitin family protein, whose protein sequence is MEQIVAIFKKHWLKGVGLILLLIVNPIVCIGPGHRGVVTNLGSVSDRILGEGINFVAPILQSVKSIDVRIQKVDANSTAPSSDLQEIHTMITLTYHLSPNQVNKLYQEIGMDYEETIIVPAILETMKHVTAQFTASDLVIKRESVSLKIHDLLHTKLGKFYILVDEVSMKDFEFSKTFSESIELKQKAEQDALRAKNELERVKIEAEQQIVNARAEAETLRLKSQQITPMMVEMERIKKWDGKYPDTYLGGGANTLFQIK, encoded by the coding sequence ATGGAACAGATTGTTGCGATTTTTAAAAAACATTGGTTAAAAGGAGTCGGGTTGATTTTACTTCTGATCGTAAATCCGATCGTTTGTATCGGTCCCGGTCACAGAGGGGTTGTGACCAATCTCGGGTCGGTATCGGACAGAATTCTCGGCGAAGGGATCAATTTTGTAGCTCCGATTTTACAGTCGGTAAAAAGTATCGACGTTCGGATTCAGAAGGTGGACGCGAATTCAACGGCGCCTTCCAGTGATCTGCAGGAAATTCATACGATGATCACCCTGACTTATCATCTTTCTCCGAACCAGGTAAATAAACTATATCAAGAAATTGGAATGGATTACGAAGAAACAATTATCGTTCCCGCGATTCTTGAAACGATGAAACACGTGACGGCTCAGTTTACCGCTTCGGATCTTGTAATCAAAAGAGAATCCGTATCTTTGAAAATTCACGATCTTCTTCACACAAAATTAGGTAAGTTTTATATTCTCGTGGACGAAGTGTCTATGAAGGATTTCGAATTTTCTAAAACGTTTTCGGAATCGATCGAGTTAAAACAGAAAGCGGAACAGGACGCGCTTCGAGCTAAAAATGAATTGGAAAGGGTGAAGATCGAAGCCGAACAACAAATCGTAAACGCAAGAGCCGAGGCGGAAACCTTGAGACTGAAATCACAACAGATTACGCCGATGATGGTCGAGATGGAACGAATAAAAAAATGGGACGGTAAATATCCGGACACTTATCTTGGCGGAGGTGCGAATACACTATTTCAAATTAAGTAA
- a CDS encoding tetratricopeptide repeat protein — translation MKIITRTILLFSFLALVSFPGAQDSVLNNTQVENYSVANLIHAEVLKKDENSIRISWEAPRETGEIIIARSSSMIDTPEKCMVADSLGKYPSGIAGGVTQIFDYNLKPGTYYYAVILAHHVKKNTVKLIPGRNFTTIPVIVEQALVPGNTNTENKTPELPDDARITDLTVKKEGKYLRLNWSPYDKAIPNATVYTVYRSLEPMSSLSLMRKAEKLTELSHPETTFLDQDLGKSQTWFYGVSVRSGAKEVLPLVNGQSFTRFFYIGNSNKDNPENITNTEYPYDEMHVKDLTAAPAELNVKLEWKAPEKADENTIYTIYQAVKPLSGGTGTFLGGNVRKLGEVNHPETAAQIRLKSRNVPIYFGVTVKRQNKEEFNLVENESFVLVDADPNVIATDNPETEKKENENTKVQDENKEKPEKQEEEFSGTDDEVDRVLKKTYWKRAYTDAIQDLKPFTGNGNSSEVRGKAKFFTGLSHYRKGNYKEALKFLINKDSKFYNAERSEFWSKRCLSRISGGNP, via the coding sequence ATGAAAATTATAACCCGGACCATACTATTATTTTCATTCTTGGCGTTGGTTTCCTTTCCGGGAGCTCAGGATTCCGTTCTGAATAATACGCAAGTAGAGAACTACAGCGTTGCCAATTTAATTCACGCCGAAGTTTTAAAAAAGGACGAGAACTCGATTCGCATTTCTTGGGAAGCCCCGAGAGAAACCGGAGAAATCATCATCGCTCGTTCTTCGAGCATGATCGACACGCCTGAAAAATGTATGGTCGCCGATTCTTTGGGTAAATATCCGAGTGGAATCGCAGGCGGAGTAACTCAGATATTTGATTATAATCTCAAACCGGGAACTTATTATTACGCGGTCATCTTAGCCCATCACGTAAAAAAGAATACGGTCAAACTTATTCCGGGAAGAAACTTTACTACGATTCCGGTGATCGTCGAACAAGCGTTAGTTCCCGGAAATACAAACACTGAAAATAAAACTCCGGAACTTCCGGACGATGCAAGAATTACGGATCTAACTGTTAAGAAAGAAGGAAAGTATCTAAGATTAAACTGGTCTCCTTATGATAAAGCGATTCCTAACGCGACCGTTTATACGGTTTATCGTTCCTTAGAACCTATGTCTTCCTTATCATTGATGAGAAAAGCGGAGAAACTGACGGAGCTGAGCCATCCGGAGACTACGTTCTTGGATCAGGATCTCGGAAAGTCTCAGACTTGGTTTTACGGAGTCAGCGTTCGGTCCGGCGCGAAAGAAGTTCTTCCGTTAGTCAATGGACAATCCTTTACTCGTTTTTTCTATATAGGAAATTCGAATAAGGATAATCCGGAGAATATTACAAATACGGAATATCCTTACGATGAAATGCACGTCAAAGATTTGACGGCGGCTCCGGCAGAATTAAACGTCAAGTTGGAGTGGAAGGCGCCCGAGAAAGCGGATGAGAATACGATTTATACGATTTACCAAGCCGTCAAACCTCTGAGCGGCGGAACGGGAACTTTTCTCGGCGGAAACGTTCGAAAATTAGGAGAAGTGAATCATCCTGAAACGGCCGCACAAATTCGCCTAAAATCACGGAACGTTCCGATCTACTTCGGAGTTACGGTAAAACGTCAGAATAAGGAAGAATTCAACCTTGTTGAAAATGAATCTTTCGTACTTGTAGACGCAGATCCGAATGTGATCGCTACCGATAATCCAGAAACTGAGAAAAAGGAAAACGAGAACACAAAAGTCCAAGACGAAAACAAGGAAAAACCGGAAAAACAAGAAGAAGAATTTTCGGGAACCGACGACGAAGTGGACCGAGTTCTCAAAAAAACTTATTGGAAACGAGCTTATACGGACGCGATTCAGGACTTAAAACCGTTCACAGGAAACGGAAATTCGTCCGAAGTAAGAGGGAAGGCAAAATTTTTCACTGGACTCTCTCACTATAGAAAAGGCAATTATAAGGAAGCGCTAAAGTTTTTGATCAATAAAGATAGTAAATTTTACAACGCAGAACGTTCGGAATTCTGGTCGAAGCGTTGTCTGTCTCGGATCTCCGGAGGAAATCCATGA